In Desulfosediminicola ganghwensis, a single window of DNA contains:
- a CDS encoding META domain-containing protein: MSIFLMMLWGCSPVADEVAEGQLQEPSSQYVQYTRLSLPATFVGSIPCEDCVRVDIVLNLRPDQLYQLRKTYISSGQRVKKVESQMRNWRYSSDGRMIILGKQKGMLKTYVVADDNTLVFLELESERGKDPITYTLTRSPGYDPFSDSVKMLGMFSLSESGGTIIECSSGEVFSVSRSGDFERMAKEYLRMPHNQSEPLLLSFTGTIHGTGESFGDSITINDFNRLYLNGNCLGEQQSKSLTDSVWTLETIGNRDMAGYEYRSAPYLILRRDNTLQGFAGCNDISGTYLVRGDVLLFKRMIQTRLACFEGNELESLFLETLDNAELFTIEEETMTILDQNGEVLATFTGT, translated from the coding sequence GTGTCAATATTCCTGATGATGCTCTGGGGGTGTTCTCCGGTTGCTGACGAGGTAGCAGAGGGGCAGTTACAGGAGCCATCTTCGCAGTATGTGCAATACACCAGGCTGAGTCTGCCGGCCACTTTTGTCGGCTCTATTCCCTGCGAGGATTGCGTTCGAGTTGATATCGTACTGAATTTGCGCCCGGATCAGCTCTATCAGCTTCGTAAAACCTACATTTCCAGTGGTCAGCGAGTGAAGAAGGTGGAATCGCAGATGCGTAACTGGCGATATTCCAGCGACGGCAGAATGATAATTCTCGGCAAGCAGAAAGGCATGCTCAAAACCTATGTGGTTGCTGATGATAATACCCTGGTTTTTCTGGAACTGGAAAGCGAGCGGGGTAAAGATCCTATCACCTATACGCTTACCCGGTCACCTGGATACGATCCCTTCAGCGACAGTGTGAAGATGCTGGGAATGTTCAGTTTAAGCGAAAGCGGCGGGACAATTATTGAGTGTTCCAGCGGTGAAGTGTTCAGTGTTTCAAGATCTGGTGATTTTGAAAGGATGGCAAAAGAGTATCTGCGAATGCCGCATAACCAGAGCGAACCTTTACTGCTATCATTTACGGGGACAATCCATGGTACAGGCGAAAGTTTTGGTGACAGCATCACGATAAATGATTTTAACCGTCTGTATCTTAATGGAAATTGCCTGGGAGAGCAGCAAAGTAAAAGTCTTACCGACTCAGTCTGGACGTTGGAGACAATCGGAAACAGGGATATGGCCGGTTATGAATACAGGTCTGCTCCCTACCTGATCTTGCGCAGGGACAACACTCTTCAGGGGTTTGCCGGTTGTAATGATATCTCCGGCACATATCTGGTGCGTGGTGATGTATTGCTCTTTAAAAGGATGATTCAGACCAGATTGGCCTGCTTTGAGGGGAATGAGCTGGAGAGCCTTTTTCTGGAGACTCTCGATAATGCCGAGCTTTTTACGATTGAGGAAGAAACGATGACAATTCTTGACCAGAATGGGGAGGTTCTGGCCACATTCACCGGCACATAA
- a CDS encoding DJ-1 family glyoxalase III, producing MTKRILVPVADGIEMVEALAIVDVFRRAGADVDIASVHDLVITSSHGVKIHADKRISDCMDEEYDLVVVPGGIPGAEHLRDSKPLIDILKKQNKANKLYGAICASPALVLGENGLLEGKSATCHPGFIGGLKSGKTSEKNVVMDQNCVTSRGAGTAVEFSLELLGILMGDEKKQEVAAGMVVEV from the coding sequence ATGACAAAGAGAATACTAGTCCCTGTAGCGGACGGAATTGAAATGGTCGAGGCCCTTGCCATCGTGGATGTTTTCAGAAGAGCAGGTGCAGATGTCGATATCGCTTCAGTCCATGACCTGGTTATAACCTCTTCTCATGGTGTGAAGATTCATGCAGATAAACGTATCAGTGACTGCATGGATGAAGAATATGATCTGGTAGTGGTTCCTGGTGGTATTCCCGGTGCTGAACATCTAAGAGACTCCAAACCACTTATCGATATCCTTAAAAAACAGAACAAGGCCAACAAGCTCTACGGCGCTATTTGCGCATCACCCGCGCTGGTTCTTGGTGAGAATGGTCTTCTCGAAGGTAAATCCGCCACCTGCCATCCCGGCTTTATCGGTGGCCTGAAAAGTGGCAAAACATCTGAGAAAAACGTAGTAATGGACCAAAACTGCGTAACCAGTCGCGGTGCTGGTACAGCTGTGGAGTTTTCCCTTGAGCTGCTGGGTATTCTAATGGGTGATGAGAAGAAGCAGGAGGTAGCCGCGGGAATGGTGGTTGAGGTTTAA
- a CDS encoding formylglycine-generating enzyme family protein: MKKLTGMLSTALILLISACVTRQHGYFTGINVPPMAEVQAGSFNIGEGGNWPWANGPRPIQKITIGYDYFISKEPITVTDWDECVKNKICEPLDGQNRGHGAALVSWDGTQTYISWLNSSTGKNFRLPSESEWEYAIKGPEPLPDSWFVINSGKGMQMTRKSYVNNFGLYPRLGMHGEWVEDCWNNSYSGIPLDGAPRAVGDCQKRTFRNRTGKDDFIYMVNGRDSFYKDIRGSNITFRIVHLK, translated from the coding sequence ATGAAAAAATTAACAGGAATGCTTTCAACAGCATTGATCTTACTGATATCAGCATGTGTAACCAGGCAACATGGCTATTTCACCGGCATCAACGTACCGCCGATGGCTGAAGTACAGGCAGGGAGTTTTAATATTGGCGAGGGTGGGAATTGGCCTTGGGCGAATGGGCCAAGACCAATACAGAAAATCACAATCGGCTATGACTACTTTATAAGCAAAGAGCCTATAACGGTAACTGATTGGGATGAATGTGTAAAAAATAAGATTTGCGAACCATTGGATGGGCAAAATCGGGGTCATGGTGCGGCACTGGTGAGTTGGGATGGAACTCAAACCTATATATCCTGGTTAAACAGCAGTACCGGGAAAAATTTTCGCCTTCCCTCTGAATCAGAGTGGGAGTATGCCATTAAGGGACCAGAGCCTCTGCCTGACTCATGGTTTGTCATCAATAGTGGCAAGGGAATGCAAATGACCAGAAAGTCCTATGTCAATAATTTTGGTCTATACCCAAGGTTGGGGATGCATGGTGAATGGGTAGAGGATTGCTGGAATAACTCCTATAGCGGGATTCCATTGGATGGCGCCCCCCGTGCTGTTGGAGATTGTCAAAAACGAACGTTCAGGAACCGAACGGGAAAAGATGATTTTATCTATATGGTAAATGGCCGGGACTCTTTCTATAAGGATATCAGAGGATCCAATATTACATTCAGGATAGTCCATCTAAAATGA
- a CDS encoding flavodoxin domain-containing protein yields the protein MSKALIVYSSRTGQTKNIAELIAEGLRLSAIDVAIKDVTEIKREDELADYDLYVFGSSTYHGAMMDRMKSFLFLAERAELHGKPGGSFGSFGWSGEAAERIYDTMKNIYGMDMVSTPLMLKTGAVGGGIKVAHDYGRELAAKIA from the coding sequence ATGTCTAAAGCACTCATCGTTTACTCAAGTCGTACAGGTCAGACCAAAAATATTGCCGAACTCATAGCGGAAGGATTACGACTTTCAGCCATTGATGTTGCCATAAAGGATGTAACCGAGATTAAGCGGGAGGATGAACTTGCAGATTATGACCTCTATGTCTTCGGTTCCTCGACCTACCATGGCGCGATGATGGATAGGATGAAGTCCTTTCTTTTTCTTGCTGAAAGAGCAGAGTTACATGGCAAGCCTGGTGGTTCATTCGGTTCGTTTGGCTGGAGTGGTGAAGCTGCAGAGCGTATTTACGATACCATGAAAAACATCTACGGTATGGACATGGTGAGTACTCCGCTGATGTTGAAGACCGGCGCGGTTGGAGGTGGGATTAAAGTTGCCCACGATTATGGCAGGGAGCTAGCTGCGAAGATCGCATAG
- a CDS encoding SulP family inorganic anion transporter — protein MKSGYNLSVLKGDFFGGLTAGIVALPLALAFGVSSGFGAAAGLYGAIAVGFFAALLGGTSTQVSGPTGPMTVIFAATIVAFPDNIPAITAVVFLAGIFQILLGYMKVGGFVRYIPYPVISGFMSGIGVIIILIQLHPMLGAPGVKSPLEAVIELPAAMGNINIYSLLIALFTMAVVFLTPAKISSRFPSPLLALVSGTLLAVIFDLPVEIIGEIPSGIPEFRLSLFPLDLLPKIVPMALALAALGTIDSLLTSVVADSMTKTRHNSNRELVGQGIGNIAASFIGGLPGAGATMRTVVNIKAGGTTKVSGITHSLFLLAILLGAGPYASVIPLPVLAGILMKVGIDILDYRLLRMINRIPKPDLVVMLSVFVITVFVDLIMAVGIGITLASLLITYRIASQSKIDVRGVQHQEWHRDLEKSLEEETGYRIRTISVMGAFFFGTTSKMQEHVSKLIGTKVVIINLLDVPFMDLSGYFALSEMIDRLKRENIKPIVVVNEGEGIRRQMFDMGYGDLLGVDGIHTDYNDALHLAWEYIED, from the coding sequence ATGAAATCGGGATACAATCTTTCGGTGCTGAAAGGTGACTTTTTTGGAGGGTTGACGGCCGGTATAGTTGCCCTTCCCCTCGCTCTTGCCTTTGGCGTTTCCAGCGGGTTCGGCGCAGCTGCCGGCCTTTACGGAGCTATTGCCGTGGGTTTTTTTGCAGCTCTCCTGGGAGGCACATCCACCCAGGTTTCAGGGCCCACAGGGCCAATGACTGTTATTTTCGCAGCTACGATAGTTGCCTTCCCCGATAATATTCCGGCAATCACAGCAGTCGTCTTTCTGGCAGGCATATTTCAAATTCTGCTGGGGTATATGAAAGTAGGCGGATTTGTCAGATATATCCCCTATCCGGTCATTTCAGGCTTCATGAGCGGCATAGGCGTTATCATTATCCTCATTCAACTTCATCCGATGCTCGGTGCGCCCGGAGTAAAATCACCTCTCGAAGCTGTGATAGAACTCCCGGCTGCAATGGGGAATATTAATATTTACAGTCTGCTCATTGCACTTTTTACCATGGCTGTGGTCTTTCTTACCCCGGCAAAAATAAGCAGCAGATTTCCATCACCATTGCTGGCTCTTGTCAGTGGCACCTTGCTGGCTGTAATTTTTGATCTGCCGGTCGAGATTATCGGAGAGATCCCATCGGGTATCCCCGAATTCAGGCTGTCTTTATTCCCTCTCGATCTCTTGCCGAAGATCGTCCCAATGGCTCTTGCTCTCGCCGCATTGGGGACAATCGACTCTCTTCTCACATCGGTGGTCGCAGATTCCATGACCAAGACCAGGCACAACTCAAACAGGGAACTGGTGGGTCAGGGTATTGGCAACATTGCCGCCTCGTTCATTGGTGGTTTGCCCGGAGCCGGTGCGACGATGCGTACCGTCGTCAATATTAAAGCGGGAGGTACAACAAAGGTTTCGGGTATAACGCACTCCTTGTTCCTGTTGGCAATTTTACTGGGAGCCGGACCATATGCATCAGTCATTCCATTGCCTGTGTTGGCAGGTATCCTGATGAAGGTGGGGATAGACATTCTTGATTACCGGCTGTTACGCATGATTAACCGTATCCCCAAACCAGATCTGGTTGTTATGCTCAGTGTTTTTGTAATCACGGTTTTCGTCGATCTTATCATGGCCGTTGGAATAGGTATTACCCTGGCGTCCCTGTTGATTACATATCGAATAGCCTCACAATCAAAAATTGATGTGAGGGGGGTGCAGCATCAGGAATGGCACAGGGATCTCGAAAAGAGTCTGGAAGAGGAGACAGGGTACCGCATCCGAACCATATCCGTCATGGGGGCATTCTTTTTCGGGACAACATCGAAAATGCAGGAACATGTCAGTAAATTGATCGGCACCAAGGTCGTCATTATCAACCTCCTTGACGTGCCGTTCATGGATTTGTCCGGATATTTCGCTTTAAGTGAGATGATTGACAGGTTGAAAAGAGAAAATATCAAACCGATCGTCGTGGTCAATGAGGGGGAAGGTATCCGGCGGCAGATGTTTGATATGGGCTATGGTGATCTATTGGGAGTTGATGGTATTCACACCGACTATAACGATGCTCTCCATCTGGCCTGGGAATACATAGAAGATTGA